From Corticium candelabrum chromosome 13, ooCorCand1.1, whole genome shotgun sequence, a single genomic window includes:
- the LOC134188596 gene encoding nuclear pore complex protein Nup50-like, translating into MAGPCVGSNERIPSITLLYHSNDLHEEIRAATKSIGRDEWDVVLVRFCSDMKNSDGKSTFKGFTGFSLTSTNSSISSFSRPPLTSFLARTPLDTKPTETSNSPNVVLTTASSSLFSGLAKQAESVKSNVPSLLGTQESLRFQSSGLQAASSVLSFPASSNSEQRTAQSLSPTLSTTATTTTTDFSLTKKSDLSTTTTTATTATASSSSLDTVYFQFLRELNQSVSTWIKEHVDANPLIDLTPIFKDYQSYMNDIESKYEAKPSNLGLQASMSRTSTDVFSSPQSTVVKLSVPATSLALLPAKVQTSGQEEEAIDGKSTDQDDNTLPADGEESRKPLTVDDHLETVHRVRCKLFYKKEEEWTELGVGELKLAVIDTTGTQLLIRADTNIGNILLNVRLNKDTPASRSGKNNVLLVAKPNPPLGKTDDANPTCYLIRVKTAKDADDLLETIDERKKVM; encoded by the exons atgGCCGGGCCATGCGTTGGATCGAATGAGAGAATCCCTAGCATCACACTCCTGTACCATTCAAATGATTTGCATGAAGAGATCAGAGCTGCTACAAAG AGTATTGGAAGGGATGAATGGGATGTTGTGCTTGTGAGGTTTTGTAGTGATAT GAAG AATAGTGATGGAAAGAGTACATTTAAGGGCTTCACAGGCTTCTCACTCACATCAACAAACTCTTCAATTTCTTCCTTCAGTCGACCACCTTTGACATCGTTTCTTGCGCGAACTCCACTAGACACTAAACCAACAGAAACATCAAACTCTCCAAACGTTGTATTGACAACAGCTTCTTCGTCTCTGTTCTCGGGCTTGGCAAAGCAAGCGGAGTCTGTGAAGTCTAACGTGCCGAGTTTGTTGGGTACACAAGAATCGCTTCGTTTTCAATCATCGGGGCTGCAGGCAGCTTCTTCGGTATTGAGTTTTCCAGCGAGCAGCAATAGTGAACAGAgg ACTGCACAGAGTTTATCACCCACGTTGTCAACTACGGccacaacaactacaacagacttttctcttacGAAAAAGTCCGActtatcaacaacaacaacaacagcaacaacagcaactgccAGTTCGAGCAGCTTGGACACTGTCTACTTTCAATTTCTTCGAGAACTCAATCAGAGTGTTAGCACGTGGATCAAGGAGCACGTTGATGCAAACCCTTTAATCGATTTAACTCCCATTTTCAAAGATTATCAGTCGTACATGAACGATATTGAGTCGAAGTATGAAGCGAAGCCGTCGAATTTAGGGCTACAAGCCTCCATGTCTCGTACGTCTACGGACGTGTTTTCTTCACCACAGTCGACTGTTGTGAAACTGTCGGTTCCGGCAACGTCGTTGGCTTTATTGCCTGCGAAGGTGCAGACATCAGGACAAGAGGAGGAGGCAAtag ATGGCAAAAGTACCGACCAAGATGACAACACACTTCCTGCTGACGGTGAAGAATCGAGGAAACCACTAACGGTTGACGACCATCTGGAGACTGTACACAGAGTACGATGCAAGTTGTTTTATAAGAAGGAAGAAGAGTGGACTGAGTTAGGAGTAGGAGAGCTGAAACTGGCAGTCATAGACACGACGGGTACACAG CTATTGATTCGTGCAGACACCAACATCGGTAACATTCTACTCAACGTTCGTCTCAACAAAGACACCCCAGCATCTCGTTCTGGAAAGAACAACGTCCTACTAGTCGCCAAACCGAATCCCCCTTTAGGAAAGACAGACGATGCCAATCCAACGTGCTACCTCATCCGAGTAAAAACTGCCAAAGATGCAGACGATCTCTTGGAAACGATCGATGAGCGTAAAAAGGTAATGTAG
- the LOC134188684 gene encoding leucine-rich repeat-containing G-protein coupled receptor 5-like, translating into MAAARGTFVLACLALTAVVLPAAALCDYEYGSYDYYEQIIHPVQPCPSMCKCNVCSYHVEVICDGRNLTEVPVNISDFTSQLTMNNNHIPVLSYDVFPEEMRKLDDNHGLTAFFTLEMRNSSVTEIRENAFAGMQDLELIDLSHNSIREIHEDAFSGLLNLQTLKLDHNSLRYIHVTTFERLPRLTKLYLNNNKIVHISKNSFLFMNNLQELHLNDNLMIRVGEGIFHGLDSLSFLYLYGNNISSALPEVFDDTLQLTVLDLSYNQLTETFLTTAFTKTSRVAHLSLAYNNLSILNATTLRHFPKLRELDLTANKIARIDDFAFQGMHDLSTLRLSFNRLFMISENIFDESVMNLKELHLDNQNMPNTSQLSYIHPKAFRHLVNLTSLHLNRNNLTEFDDGLFLNLKSLVYLQCEFNQFLHTFPVFMGSSRVQKIYLHMTSIQVIPADLCTWTPNLIELDVAVSSVRKVADFHKCKGLMHLYLSGNMITSRELEGKLTGLSNMMDITLYSNNLNVITNTTFDGMKSLELLDIHNNPISHIWTGAFASFEHIRHLNLKNTQFKDLPTAGLKTVEALSLSGNTDMIVFPSIEHFPKLKRAFLNYPYHCCLWKEFMPKKRAAPDEANSENVHESVHKVPIADDETLRDDGFVVQRGVVMYDYPTIGDYYSSGVVSTVDYDDINEVHPTVPYEQLPVLQRVVECTPIPNALTPCVDLLEYWWLRLFVWLFMLIALAANAVVFFIIMTTRSRQAAAQTARFFVTFLAIADFSLGLYLAFIAFVDILTTGEYARHALKWKVSTSCKASGFFAIFGSVLSIWTLTAITLDRLLAVTFAVRRFKISKGKAWAVMGFGVMAAIVIALLPLVGVSRYTNVGVCLPFDISTAAAKVYVTFLLILPLVAVLIISCSYFKLYRMYSNSSAWNASETRVAFRVALLVFFNCACWVPIAVIGLLVIYGNRDDILQTSVLDGNDSGKISLFVAKVLVAIFFPINAVFDPFFYAISTPYFRRDITNLLKKIKTKIQKINIGRSFVSSRSRRPSVSSGPNRPIPMTRGVGMNNPQCGGSSSPDLSSRVRSFPIGHSVQTRETMLSPNSKNARSSASTNHRVAESVSVDSASRNAQPNMSASDTSNSNYNIHVVQTTADTHNNSNQYHQPVGTPDLQCSLTDNTNQNQLVYSNELNHDAVALELPQIAPVLLPIDIDSDSQQDASLSSLPPRPRTVQFKNSVVRMCDEHDPDLLYMAQETSV; encoded by the exons GACGATGAATAACAACCACATTCCCGTTTTGAGCTACGACGTCTTTCCCGAGGAGATGAGAAAACTCGACGACAACCACGGGTTGACTGCATTCTTCACCCT gGAGATGAGAAATAGCTCGGTGACGGAAATACGTGAGAACGCGTTTGCTGGGATGCAGGATCTGGAGTtgat CGATCTGAGCCATAATTCCATCAGGGAAATACACGAAGATGCATTCAGTGGCCTCCTGAACCTCCAGACACT gaaaCTTGATCACAACAGTCTACGCTACATTCATGTCACGACGTTTGAACGGCTTCCGCGTCTCACTAAATT ATATCTCAATAATAACAAGATTGTTCACATTTCCAAGAACTCGTTCTTGTTCATGAACAACTTACAGGAACT ACACTTGAATGACAATTTGATGATCCGAGTGGGAGAGGGAATATTTCACGGTCTCGATTCGCTGTCTTTTTT GTACTTGTATGGTAATAATATTTCGTCAGCCTTGCCAGAAGTGTTTGATGATACTCTGCAACTGACAGTGCT AGATTTGAGCTACAATCAGTTGACGGAGACATTCCTCACTACAGCGTTTACCAAGACGTCACGAGTAGCTCACTT GTCGTTGGCATACAATAACCTTTCCATCTTGAATGCAACGACTCTGAGACATTTTCCGAAACTACGAGAATT GGATTTAACAGCGAACAAAATAGCTCGCATCGATGACTTTGCTTTCCAAGGGATGCATGACCTCAGCACGCTTCGACTGAGCTTCAACCGGCTGTTTATGATATCAGAAAACATCTTCGACGAATCAGTTATGAATCTCAAAGAATT ACACTTGGACAACCAGAATATGCCGAACACCAGCCAGCTGAGCTACATCCACCCCAAAGCGTTTCGCCATCTAGTAAATCTCACCTCCCT gcaTCTGAATCGTAACAATCTGACTGAGTTTGACGATGGTCTCTTCCTCAACTTGAAGAGTCTTGTCTATCTGCAGTGCGAGTTCAATCAGTTTCTTCACACATTTCCGGTCTTTATGGGATCGTCTCGTGTTCAAaagat ATATCTGCACATGACATCTATACAAGTCATTCCTGCTGATCTATGCACATGGACTCCAAATCTCATCGAATT GGATGTCGCTGTAAGTAGTGTGAGAAAGGTAGCCGATTTCCATAAATGCAAGGGACTGATGCAtct CTACTTGAGTGGCAACATGATTACATCGCGTGAACTCGAAGGCAAGCTCACCGGATTATCCAACATGATGGACAT AACATTGTACAGCAACAACTTGAATGTAATTACGAACACGACGTTTGATGGAATGAAGTCCTTAGAACTTCT TGACATCCACAACAACCCGATCTCCCACATCTGGACAGGTGCATTTGCCTCCTTTGAACACATCCGCCATCTCAACCTGAAAAACACACAATTCAAGGATCTCCCCACAGCCGGCCTCAAAACTGTCGAAGCGCTAAGCTTATCCGGCAACACAGACATGATCGTCTTCCCTTCCATCGAGCACTTTCCGAAACTGAAACGTGCGTTTCTCAACTACCCGTATCACTGCTGCTTGTGGAAGGAGTTTATGCCCAAGAAGCGAGCGGCACCGGACGAGGCGAATAGCGAGAATGTCCACGAGAGCGTCCATAAAGTGCCGATCGCGGACGATGAAACGTTGAGAGATGATGGTTTCGTAGTCCAGCGTGGTGTGGTTATGTATGATTACCCGACAATCGGCGATTACTACAGTTCGGGTGTTGTTTCG ACTGTCGACTACGACGACATCAACGAAGTCCACCCGACCGTTCCATACGAACAACTACCGGTCCTTCAACGTGTCGTCGAGTGCACTCCAATTCCGAACGCGCTGACGCCTTGCGTCGACCTCCTGGAGTACTGGTGGCTCCGTCTCTTCGTATGGCTCTTCATGCTCATCGCGTTGGCCGCAAATGCCGTcgtcttcttcatcatcatgaCAACGCGCAGTCGACAAGCGGCCGCTCAAACCGCGAGGTTCTTCGTCACATTTCTCGCCATCGCCGACTTCTCTCTCGGTCTCTACCTCGCGTTCATTGCGTTCGTGGACATTCTAACAACCGGGGAGTATGCACGGCACGCACTCAAGTGGAAGGTCTCGACGAGTTGTAAAGCGTCCGGCTTCTTTGCTATCTTTGGTAGCGTCTTGTCCATCTGGACGCTGACGGCGATCACTCTGGATCGGCTTCTCGCGGTCACGTTCGCCGTGAGACGCTTCAAGATCTCGAAGGGAAAAGCATGGGCTGTTATGGGATTCGGCGTGATGGCAGCGATTGTGATCGCTCTGTTGCCGCTTGTGGGAGTGAGTCGATACACGAATGTCGGAGTTTGTTTGCCGTTTGATATATCAACGGCTGCGGCGAAGGTCTACGTGACGTTCCTCCTCATCTTGCCACTCGTCGCCGTCCTCATCATCAGCTGCTCATACTTCAAGCTCTACCGCATGTATAGCAACTCGAGCGCATGGAACGCAAGCGAGACGCGCGTGGCGTTCCGCGTTGCCCTCCTTGTCTTCTTCAACTGTGCCTGCTGGGTGCCGATCGCCGTCATCGGATTGTTAGTGATCTACGGCAACCGAGACGATATCCTACAAACGTCGGTGCTCGACGGGAACGACTCTGGAAAGATATCGCTCTTCGTCGCCAAAGTCTTAGTCGCCATATTCTTCCCGATCAACGCCGTCTTTGACCCATTCTTCTACGCCATCTCGACGCCATACTTCCGTCGCGACATCACAAACTTACTCAAGAAGATCAAGACGAAGATCCAGAAGATCAACATCGGACGGTCGTTCGTCTCCTCACGAAGTCGACGTCCGTCCGTCAGCTCGGGTCCGAATCGTCCGATTCCGATGACGAGAGGCGTGGGCATGAACAACCCACAGTGCGGCGGCTCGTCGAGTCCCGACTTGTCGTCACGTGTGAGGAGTTTTCCTATCGGTCACAGCGTGCAGACACGGGAAACGATGCTGAGTCCGAATTCGAAGAACGCACGAAGCTCGGCAAGCACCAATCATCGCGTCGCAGAGAGCGTGTCTGTAGACTCGGCGTCGAGGAACGCACAGCCCAACATGTCAGCGAGCGACACATCGAACAGCAACTATAACATCCACGTTGTACAGACGACCGCCGACActcacaacaacagcaatcagTACCACCAACCAGTCGGCACACCGGACCTTCAATGTTCGTTGACGGACAACACGAACCAAAATCAACTCGTCTACAGCAACGAGTTGAATCACGATGCTGTGGCTCTCGAGTTACCGCAGATCGCGCCGGTTCTGTTACCCATAGACATCGATAGCGACTCACAGCAGGATGCATCTTTGTCGTCGTTGCCGCCTCGTCCTCGGACGGTTCAATTCAAAAACAGTGTAGTGCGGATGTGTGACGAACACGATCCGGATTTGTTGTATATGGCGCAGGAGACGTCAGTTTag